In one window of Senegalia massiliensis DNA:
- a CDS encoding V-type ATP synthase subunit E family protein, giving the protein MITIEEKLNLFSKHVFEEIRGTSEEKIRKIEQHNKEQMDAHRYKIEQEKKSYAEEVIKKEKEKNDKQVSQKKGQIKKEIMLEKNRLFNKLIEDIENKLTIFITTNKYKNYLRNIVENGLKEMSNKNNIEVKISKYDMKNNKEDIKTIILDNGFKNINILESGEDIIGGMILFDKSNRAILDLSLLDKLEQNKEYIGKMLYEALREGEESEK; this is encoded by the coding sequence TTGATAACCATTGAAGAAAAATTAAATCTCTTTTCCAAACATGTTTTTGAAGAGATTAGGGGAACTAGCGAAGAAAAAATAAGGAAAATAGAACAACACAACAAAGAGCAAATGGACGCACATAGATATAAAATAGAACAAGAAAAGAAATCATACGCAGAAGAGGTAATAAAAAAAGAAAAAGAAAAAAATGATAAACAAGTTTCTCAGAAAAAAGGACAAATTAAAAAGGAAATTATGCTTGAAAAGAATAGACTATTTAATAAGCTTATAGAGGATATAGAAAACAAATTAACAATATTTATAACTACTAATAAATATAAAAATTATCTGAGAAATATTGTGGAAAATGGATTGAAGGAAATGAGTAACAAAAATAATATAGAAGTGAAAATTTCTAAATATGATATGAAAAATAATAAAGAAGATATAAAAACTATAATATTAGACAATGGTTTTAAGAATATAAATATATTGGAATCAGGTGAAGATATAATTGGTGGAATGATATTATTTGATAAAAGTAATCGTGCTATTTTGGACCTTAGCCTTCTAGATAAATTGGAACAGAATAAAGAGTATATAGGAAAAATGTTATATGAAGCATTGAGAGAAGGTGAAGAAAGTGAAAAATAA
- a CDS encoding V-type ATP synthase subunit F, which translates to MKSFLISDNRDTLLAMRLAGIDGIIAHEKEEILKQLNSALKDKNIGIIIITEKIQDKIMDRVMEVRINENNHLIVTIPDRHGFSSKEDFITKYINESIGIKI; encoded by the coding sequence ATGAAATCATTTTTAATAAGTGACAATAGAGATACACTTCTTGCAATGAGACTTGCAGGAATTGATGGAATAATAGCACATGAGAAAGAAGAAATTTTAAAACAGCTAAACTCTGCACTAAAAGATAAAAATATAGGAATTATAATAATAACAGAGAAAATACAAGATAAAATCATGGATAGGGTAATGGAAGTAAGGATAAATGAAAATAATCACCTTATAGTTACAATACCTGATAGACATGGATTTTCAAGTAAAGAGGATTTTATAACTAAATATATAAATGAATCTATAGGAATAAAAATATAG
- a CDS encoding ATP synthase subunit C — MIIAIMIMTTILVIATIATGLYFLNKGNHHTGLKISKALRINLFVFIPLLLGALTILMPDAVRAATRAPEETSASGLQYIAAALSTGLATIGAGYAVGAVGSSALGAVSEDPKILGKTLIFVGLAEGVAIYGLIVSIFILFV, encoded by the coding sequence ATGATTATTGCAATAATGATTATGACAACTATTTTAGTAATTGCTACTATAGCAACAGGTTTATATTTTTTAAATAAGGGAAACCACCATACAGGATTAAAAATAAGTAAAGCTTTAAGAATAAATCTATTTGTATTTATACCTTTACTTTTAGGAGCACTTACTATACTAATGCCAGATGCTGTAAGAGCTGCTACTAGGGCACCAGAAGAAACTAGTGCTTCTGGACTTCAATATATTGCAGCAGCACTATCTACAGGACTTGCAACAATAGGTGCGGGTTATGCAGTTGGAGCAGTTGGATCCTCAGCACTTGGTGCAGTATCAGAAGATCCTAAAATACTAGGTAAAACTCTTATATTTGTAGGACTTGCAGAAGGTGTTGCAATATATGGATTAATTGTATCTATATTTATACTTTTTGTATAG